One stretch of Glandiceps talaboti chromosome 7, keGlaTala1.1, whole genome shotgun sequence DNA includes these proteins:
- the LOC144437505 gene encoding eukaryotic translation initiation factor 2 subunit 2-like: MTEEDAIFDPTMKKKKKKKKTPFDMEAAMTGESTVESTATEAVNENDSTTPMKEEAPIQEEKTYDDTLDLDFGGKKKKKKKKHFDLEGMEEALPDVDKDMEKENDNTGSSTVTDNAIDTELDFSLTKKKKKKRRPALEDELKENESEKAEEDERDVESPFGKPKESTSWAGSERDYTYDELLTRVFDIMRAKNPDMVSGEKKRFVMRPPQVVRVGAKKTSFVNFAEICKMLHRQPNHLLAFLLSELGTSGSIDGNNQLIIKGRFQQKQIENVLRRYIKEYVTCHTCRSPDTILQKDNRLFFLQCETCHSRCSVASIKSGFQAVTMKRAQIRAKTT; encoded by the exons ATGACTGAAGAAGACGCG ATTTTTGATCCCACcatgaagaaaaagaagaaaaagaaaaagactcCTTTTGATATGGAGGCAGCCATGACAGGAGAATCAACTGTAGAAAGTACTGCAACAGAAGCAGTCAATGAAAATGATAGTACAACACCAATGAAGGAGGAAGCACCTATAcaagaagaaaaaacatatgATG ATACGCTTGACTTGGATTTCGGTggtaaaaagaagaagaagaaaaagaagcaTTTTGACCTGGAGGGAATGGAAGAAGCATTACCA GATGTTGATAAAGATATGGAAAAGGAAAATGATAACACTGGATCATCCACTGTCACAGATAATGCTATAGATACAGAACTAGATTTTTCactaacaaaaaagaaaaagaagaaaaggaGACCAGCACTGGAAGACGAATTGAaggaaaatgaaagtgaaaaagCAGAGGAAGATGAAAGAGatg TGGAATCACCATTTGGCAAGCCTAAAGAGAGCACTTCATGGGCAGGTTCAGAAAGAGATTATACATACGATGAA TTATTAACCAGAGTCTTTGATATAATGAGGGCCAAAAATCCTGACATGGTATCAGGAGAAAAGAAAAGGTTTGTCATGAGACCTCCTCAAGTTGTACGAGTAGGAGCCAAGAAAAcgtcatttgtaaattttgcagaaatttgtaaaat GCTTCATCGACAACCCAACCATTTACTTGCCTTCTTACTTTCTGAATTGGGTACCAGTGGTTCTATTGATGGCAATAATCAACTTATTATCAAAGGCAGATTTCAACAGAAACAAATAGAAAATGTCCTCCGACGATACATAA AGGAGTATGTAACATGTCACACATGCCGATCACCAGACACCATTCTTCAAAAAGACAACAGATTGTTTTTCCTACAGTGTGAGACTTGTCATTCCAGGTGTTCTGTTGCTAGTATTAAATCAGGTTTCCAGGCAGTCACAATGAAAAGAGCACAAATCAGAGCTAAAACCACCTAG
- the LOC144437454 gene encoding tyrosine-protein phosphatase non-receptor type 1-like — protein MEEEFENIDGRNGWHLLFMNIRMTAGQYDYSIRDAKSNRPRNRYRDVSPFDHTRIKLKRGNNDYINASIVKSPEANRAYILTQGPLPTTSGHFWLMVWEQKTKAVVMLNKVIEKGSIKCAQYWPLGDDNTDDGILTFEEEQIRVALLDEDVKSYYTVRTLQIEDMQSGNTRDVFHFHYTTWPDFGLPQSPSAFLNFLAAIRTSGSLDGGDVGPPVIHCSAGIGRSGMFCLADTCLVLVERNQDMDSIDIKSILLEMRRYRMGLIQTPDQLRFSFLAIIEGAKTILEKGKLDLPTDTDVGDVDLKLSETQSDSPPPLPPKKSKSQEFSPEKNSTEASNNPDTVTTKTVEDEIVLPKDEENETDRRKDQEVRKRKRIERKHSMEEKLAKMRKKQKQSESWKKQRSLLQYVGIGVTVVVGLVFLYKYYF, from the exons ATGGAAGAAGAGTTTGAAAATATCGACGGACGAAATGGCTGGCACTTATTGTTTATG AATATTCGAATGACAGCTGGGCAGTATGATTACAGCATAAGAGATGCCAAGAGTAACAGACCAAGGAATAGATATCGAGATGTTAGTCCAT TTGATCATACAAGGATTAAACTGAAGAGAGGAAATAATGATTATATCAACGCAAGCATAGTTAAATCACCAGAAGCTAATAGAGCATATATCCTTACTCAG GGACCATTGCCAACTACCTCGGGTCATTTCTGGCTCATGGTATGGGAACAGAAAACTAAAGCAGTTGTTATGctaaataaagttattgaaaaaGGTTCT ATAAAGTGTGCTCAATATTGGCCATTGGGTGATGACAACACAGACGATGGTATTCTGACATTTGAAGAGGAACAGATTCGTGTAGCACTATTAGATGAAGATGTGAAGTCTTACTACACTGTCAGAACATTACAAATAGAAGATATGCAA TCGGGTAACACTCGTGATGTTTTTCACTTCCACTATACTACATGGCCGGACTTTGGACTTCCTCAGTCTCCTTCTGCATTTCTGAATTTTTTGGCAGCCATCAGAACATCGGGATCATTGGATGGTGGAGATGTTGGTCCTCCTGTGATTCACTGTAGTGCTGGTATCGGTAGATCTGGCATGTTTTGTTTGGCTGATACGTGTCTGGTTCTG gTGGAAAGAAATCAAGATATGGATAGCATAGACATTAAATCTATCTTACTTGAAATGAGAAGATATAGAATGGGTCTTATTCAAACTCCTGACCAACTCAGGTTTTCATTCCTTGCCATAATTGAGGGTGCTAAGACAATCCTAGAAAAGGGAAAGCTGGATCTGCCAACTGATACG GATGTTGGTGATGTTGAtttgaaattgtcagaaacACAAAGTGATTCACCGCCACCATTGCCTCCAAAGAAATCAAAGAGCCAAGAATTCTCACCAGAAAAGAATAGCACCGAAGCCAGTAATAATCCAGACACAGTAACAACAAAGACAGTTGAGGATGAAATCGTTCTACCTAAAGATGAGGAAAATGAGACTGACAGAAG GAAAGATCAAGAAGTGAGGAAGAGGAAACGTATCGAAAGAAAACATAGCATGGAAGAAAAGTTGGCCAAAATgaggaaaaaacaaaaacagagtGAATCATGGAAAAAGCAAAGGTCCCTATTACAGTATGTTGGTATAGGTGTAACTGTGGTTGTAGGACTAGTTTTTCTTTACAagtactatttttaa